From the Sphingobium sp. RAC03 genome, the window TGCGGCCCTGCGCGGTATCGGGATAAAGCTGCGACGGTTCGGCATTGAGCGCCGCCAGCCGTTCGCCGATCGTGCCCTTGCTATAGCCCGCCGCTTTCAAAATCGTGTCGAGCTGCCCGCTGATTTCCGCGACCTGCTCCACGCCCATCGCGTGGATTTCGTCGGCGGTCAGGTCGGTCGTGGTCGCGCTCTTGAGCGCGGCGGCATAGATTTCGTCCCCGCGCGGCGTGCGCCAAATGCCATCGCCCGCGACCGTGCCGCCCTTCAGCGCCTCGATCGCGGCAATCTGCTCGTCCAGCGCCGGATAAATGGCCTTTTCGACAACAGCCGTCGCTTGGCCCTGCCAATCGCCCGCCACATTCTTGGCCGCAGCCCGCTTGACCAGCGATTGCACGATCGAGCTGGACGCGGCGGGCTGATCGCGCAGCTTGCGCATCTGCGCCAGCGTCAGGTCGAGCGACCAGCCGGGCGCGAGATAGCCGCGCGCCGCTTCGTCCCGCTGGACCGCCGTATCGGTCCGCAGGTTGCGGGCAAAAGCGTCGAGCCGCGCGACATAGGCATCCGCGTCGGCGGCCGTGTTGATCGTGTGCGCGGTGTTCAGGAAATCAGGCGTCGAGAAGTAACTGCCGCCCTGCTGAAAGATGCGATAGGGGCGCACCGCGCTGTTGAGGCCAAAGGTCGCGGGCGCGACCGTCTGCTGGCCCAGCGAATAGAGGACCACCTCCAGATTGAGCCGCTGCGGATCGGACAGGCTGGCCGATTGGAAGCCTTCCAATTCCTTGATCGCCGCCTGCGTCATGCTCAGCCGCTTCATCATCGCCGACTTGCTATTGTCGTCCGACTGGCTCTTCGCCCCGGCGCGCGCGCCCTTGTCCAGGCCAAGGCTGGTGACCATGCCGGGCGACACGTCTAGCTGCTTCTCGAAAATGGCGGCGAAGGCAGCGGACAGCCGCGCATCGTCATTGCCCGCCATCTGCGCCAGCGCGCGCGGAGCGGAGGCGGCAAGGGCAATGGCCCCGGCGGAGGAGAGAAACAGGCGGCGATCCATGGCGATGACTCCCTTATGTCTTGCCCGCCTGTCTTACCCCGCTCCGCCGCCTCGTCCAGTCCCTTGTAACAATGTTGCGCGCGCGCAACATCTTCGGTCGCTCCGCGCGGGGCCGTTCAGCCTTCGCTCTTCAGCTTGTCCTGCGTCCTGGTCGCGAAGTCGCTAGCGTCATGGCGTTCGTGCAATTGCTCTTCCAGCGGGCCATTCGCCTTGTTGACCATCCGCCCCCGCTTGACCGCCGGGCGCGCATCAATCTGCTCAGCCCAGCGCACCACATGAGTATAGCTGGCAACGTCCAGAAACTCCGCCGCTTCATAGGCGCGGCCCAGCACCAGACCGCCATACCAGGGCCAGATCGCGATGTCGGCGATGCTATACTCGTCGCCCGCCATATAGGCGTTGTCCGCCAGATGCCGGTCCAGTACGTCCAACTGCCGCTTCACCTCCATCGTGTAGCGGTTGATCGGATATTCGTATTTTTCCGGCGCATAGGCGTAAAAATGGCCAAAGCCGCCACCCAGCAGCGGCCCGGCCCCCATTTGCCAGAACAACCAGCTCAGCGCCGCAGTGCGCTTGGCCGGATCGGTCGGCAGGAACGCGCCGAATTTCTCGGCGAGATAGAGCAGGATCGCGCCTGATTCGAACACGCGTTGTGGCGGCGACACGCTATGGTCCATCAGCGCAGGGATCTTGCTATTGGGATTGACCGCTACGAAGCCGCTGGAAAACTGGTCGCCATCGCCGATCTTGATCAGCCAGGCGTCATAGTCGGCGTCGGCAAAACCCGCCTCCAGCAACTCTTCCAGCAGGATTGTCACCTTCTGCCCATTAGGGGTGGCGAGCGAATAGAGCTGGAGCTTATGTTGGCCCACCGGCAACGCCTTGTCGTGGGTCGCGCCTGCGATCGGCCGGTTGATATTGGCGAACGCCCCGCCATTGTCCTTGTCCCAGGTCCAGATGCGGGGCGGGGTATAGCTGTCGGTCATGCGAGCCTGGCTCCAATATCGTGAAAGGATGGGCCGCAGGTAGGTGGCGACCCCATCCCCTGCAACCGACAGCCACCAAGCCTCGCAGGATTATTCGGCCGATGCCCGCACCACGAGAACGCTGACCGGGCTTTGATGCACGATCGCCGACGCATTGGACCCCAGCAGCTTCGAGGAGAATGTCGGCTCATGCGAACC encodes:
- a CDS encoding DUF885 domain-containing protein, which translates into the protein MDRRLFLSSAGAIALAASAPRALAQMAGNDDARLSAAFAAIFEKQLDVSPGMVTSLGLDKGARAGAKSQSDDNSKSAMMKRLSMTQAAIKELEGFQSASLSDPQRLNLEVVLYSLGQQTVAPATFGLNSAVRPYRIFQQGGSYFSTPDFLNTAHTINTAADADAYVARLDAFARNLRTDTAVQRDEAARGYLAPGWSLDLTLAQMRKLRDQPAASSSIVQSLVKRAAAKNVAGDWQGQATAVVEKAIYPALDEQIAAIEALKGGTVAGDGIWRTPRGDEIYAAALKSATTTDLTADEIHAMGVEQVAEISGQLDTILKAAGYSKGTIGERLAALNAEPSQLYPDTAQGRSDLIAALNAEAKLMQAKLPQAFATIPDTPLEIRAVPVEIQDGASNGYYNRAALDGSRPAIFFINLKAIGDWPKYTLPALNYHEGVPGHHLQISTAQTAGDIPMLRKTAFMSAYSEGWALYAEQLSDELKGYATPLDRAGYLQSFLFRAARLVVDTGIHAKRWSREQATAYMVEKTGFTPARCQREVERYCTQPGQATSYKVGHGVWTKARAAAQAAMGDKFDIKQFHAILEEGAMPLSMLEKRVAARAKMGA
- the yghU gene encoding glutathione-dependent disulfide-bond oxidoreductase; its protein translation is MTDSYTPPRIWTWDKDNGGAFANINRPIAGATHDKALPVGQHKLQLYSLATPNGQKVTILLEELLEAGFADADYDAWLIKIGDGDQFSSGFVAVNPNSKIPALMDHSVSPPQRVFESGAILLYLAEKFGAFLPTDPAKRTAALSWLFWQMGAGPLLGGGFGHFYAYAPEKYEYPINRYTMEVKRQLDVLDRHLADNAYMAGDEYSIADIAIWPWYGGLVLGRAYEAAEFLDVASYTHVVRWAEQIDARPAVKRGRMVNKANGPLEEQLHERHDASDFATRTQDKLKSEG